From Dehalococcoidia bacterium:
TCAGCGACTTTGCCAGCAGGCCGGGGTTGCGGTAGAGCATGCAGAAGACCATGTTGCCGATACGCACACGCCGCGTATCAGCGGCGATCGCCGCCATCATCGCCACCGCCTCGAAGTGCGGGCTGTCGCCGTTGATGTAGGGCGCCTCGTAAAAGTGGTCCCAGACGGAGATCCAGTCCAAATGCTCGTCGGCGAAGCGCCAGAGCCGGCGCAGATCCGCCATGCTGATGTTCTGCGGCCCGATATGGATGCCCAGCCGGAGCTTCATTGCCAGTCACCTCGGGCGGAGGCGTCTCAGCGTCCTTGCCGCCCCCGGCATGATGGCGCAGGGCGGCGGCCGCTGGCAACCGCCGAGGCGCCCCGGCCGTGGGCTAACCGGAGGCACGAAAACTCGAAGCGGACTCGTTTATCCTATCGCCGTACTGCCGCAGCAATGACCGCCGGCGCCGCGGCCACCATGAGGAGCAGACGATGACCACCACCGACACCGGCCGCATCCCGCTCGGGGAGCTCGCCCGGCTGCCCAGCCGTTACTTCCCGGCGCTGAGCTGGCAGCGCGATCGGCTTGCCTTCTACTGGGATACGACCGGCGAGCTGGAGCTGTATGTGCTCGATCTGGCGTCCAATGAGCTGCGCCAGGTGAGCCGCGGTGGCCTGCCACGCAGCCTGCACACCGGTTTCATCTGGAGCCGCGCCGGCGAGCGCATCGTCTACGCGTGGGACAAGGACGGCAACGAGCAGCACAACCTGGTCGCGCTCGACGTTGCGACTGCGGCGCTCACACAACTGACCGACGATCCGCACTGCCAGGAGTACCCCATCGCCTTCAGCCCCGACGATACGTGGCTGCTGGTGATGACGAACAAGGTCGGGCAGCTCAACCTCTGGCGCATGCGCCCGGACGGCAGCGAGTATCAGCAGCTCACGCGCTACCCCTTTCCCGCCGGCGGCGCGGTCTGGAGTCCGGACGGCGAACGCATCGCCTTCGTCACGAACGAGTCCCCGGATCTGCGCAACCAGGACATCTATCTGATGAACGCCGACGGCAGCGACCAGCGCCGCCTGCTGCGCCTGAGCGAAAGCTCGCGCGACTTCGTCGCCGACTGGTCGCCGGACGGACAATCGCTGCTGATCGGCTCGGATGTGAGCGGTGTCACGCGCGCCGGGCTGTTCGAGATCGAGACGGGAACGGTCCGCTGGCTGGGCGAGGAGGGCGTCGAGCAGTACGCCGGTGAGTTCTCGGAAGACGGCCGCAGCGTCGTCTGCCTGCGCAACCGCGACGCGCAGACGGAGATCGTGGTCTACGACGTGGCCGGCGGCGCCGCCCGCGAGCTGGGTCTGCCGCCCGGCGTCGCCGGCTTCGCGGCCTTCGCGCTGCACGATTCGGCGATCGTCTTCTCGGCGAGCACGCCGACAACGCGCCCCGGTCTTGGCCTGTACACGCTCGGCGATGGCCGTCTGCGCACGCTGCTGGCGCCCGAGTACGGCAGCATCGACCCGGCGCTCTTCGTCGACTGCGAGTACGTCTGGTATCCATCCGAAGACGGCACGCGCATCCCCGCGCTGCTCTACCAGCCGCGACAGATCGAGCCGGGCGCGCAGGCGCCGGCGATCATCATCGTGCACGGCGGGCCGACGGGACAGTACCTCCGTGCCTTCGATCCTTTCCCGCAGTTCCTGGCCGACCGCGGCTACGTAGTGCTGGAGCCGAACCCGCGCGGCAGCACAGGTTACGGCGTCGCCTTCCGCGACGCGGCGCGGAACGACTGGGGCGGCGTGGATCTGGAAGACATCGCCGCCGGCGCGGCGTATCTAAAGGCGCTGCCGGCGGTCGATCCCGCGCGCGTGGGCGTGTTCGGCGGCAGCTACGGCGGCTTCATGACCTTATTGATCACGGTGAAGCGGCCGGAGCTGTTCAAGGCCGGCGCGGCCTGGGTGGGGATCAGCGATCTGCCGCGGCTGTACGCGTCTTCCATGGAGCACTTCAAGTACTACCTGCGCGAGCAGATGGGCGATCCCGAGCAAAACGCCGAGCTGTGGCGCGACCGCAGCGCCGTGAACTTTATGGAGAGCCTGCGCGCCCGGCTGCTGATCGTGCACGGCGTCAACGACCCGCGCTGCCCGATCGAGCAGGCGCGCGTGGTGCGTGATCGTCTGTTGGCACTGGGCCGGCGCGAGGGTGAGGATTTCGAGTACGTGGAGAAGGGCGCCGAGGGCCACGGCAGCACGGACCTGGATCAGAAGACCGAAACGTACCGGTTGCTGGCCGACTTCCTGGCCCGGCGGCTGTGACGGGAGCCCGAGCGCGAAGCCACGAAGCGCGGGGAGGCCAACCGGGGGACGCTGGCCCCTTTTGGCCGCGCCGCAGAGGAGCGCCATCCCAGGTCCGAGCGGTAGCATGGGCCCGGCGCGATCACGGCCGCGCCGGGAAGTGAACGCAGGTGACGCCGGAAGACCCTCCCGTTCACCCTTCGCCGCCTTCCGCACACCCGCGCCGCGAAGTCGCGGCGCTGTTCCTGCGGCTCGGCTGCATCGCCTTCGGCGGACCGGCGGCGCACGTGGCGATGATGCGGCGCGAGGTCGTGGAGCGGCGCGGCTGGCTCTCCGCGCAGGAGTTTCTCGACCTGTTCGGCGCCGCCAATCTGATACCCGGCCCCAGCAGCACCGAGCTGGCGATCCTGCTGGGCTACCGCCGCGCCGGGCGCACCGCGCTGTTGCTGGGCGGCGCCCTGTTCATTCTGCCGGCGATGCTGCTGGTGCTCGCCTTCGCCTGGGCCTACGTGCGCTTCGGCGGCACGCCCGCGGCGGGGCGGCTGCTCTACGGCGTGAAGCCGGTGATCATCGCCATCGTCACCGCGGCGCTGTGGAGCCTCGGCCGCACGGCGATCAAGGGGCCGCTGTTCGCGGCGCTGGCGCTGGCGGCGCTCGCGCTCTTTCTTGCCGGCCTCAACCCGCTGCCGCTTTTGCTGGGCGGCGGGCTGCTCGCCCTGGCCCTGCGCGGGCCGCGCCCCTGCCAGCAACGGCTGAGCGGCGCTACCCGCTCGTTCTGGCCGGCGTTGCCGCTCGCCTCGGCGGCGTCACTGCTGGGCGCGGGCGTGGCGCATGCGGCGGGATACAGCCCGCTCACGCTGTTCTTGACCTTCCTCAAGATCGGCGCCGTGCTCTACGGCAGCGGCTACGTACTGCTCGCCTTCCTGCGCGACGACTTCGTCACACGGCTGCATTGGCTCAGCAACCAGCAACTGATCGACGCCGTGGCCGTGGGCCAGTTCACGCCGGGGCCGGTGTTCACCACGGCCACCTTCGTCGGCTATCTGACCGGCGGCTTCGGCGGGGCGCTGCTCGCCACAGTGGCGATCTTCCTGCCCGCCTTCGTCTATTCGCCGCTGATCGTGCAGGTGCTGCCGCTGGCGCGGCGCTCACCGGCCGTCCGTACGGCGCTGGACGGCGTGAACGCGGCGGCGCTGGGGCTGATGGCGGCGGTGACAT
This genomic window contains:
- a CDS encoding prolyl oligopeptidase family serine peptidase; protein product: MTTTDTGRIPLGELARLPSRYFPALSWQRDRLAFYWDTTGELELYVLDLASNELRQVSRGGLPRSLHTGFIWSRAGERIVYAWDKDGNEQHNLVALDVATAALTQLTDDPHCQEYPIAFSPDDTWLLVMTNKVGQLNLWRMRPDGSEYQQLTRYPFPAGGAVWSPDGERIAFVTNESPDLRNQDIYLMNADGSDQRRLLRLSESSRDFVADWSPDGQSLLIGSDVSGVTRAGLFEIETGTVRWLGEEGVEQYAGEFSEDGRSVVCLRNRDAQTEIVVYDVAGGAARELGLPPGVAGFAAFALHDSAIVFSASTPTTRPGLGLYTLGDGRLRTLLAPEYGSIDPALFVDCEYVWYPSEDGTRIPALLYQPRQIEPGAQAPAIIIVHGGPTGQYLRAFDPFPQFLADRGYVVLEPNPRGSTGYGVAFRDAARNDWGGVDLEDIAAGAAYLKALPAVDPARVGVFGGSYGGFMTLLITVKRPELFKAGAAWVGISDLPRLYASSMEHFKYYLREQMGDPEQNAELWRDRSAVNFMESLRARLLIVHGVNDPRCPIEQARVVRDRLLALGRREGEDFEYVEKGAEGHGSTDLDQKTETYRLLADFLARRL
- the chrA gene encoding chromate efflux transporter, producing the protein MTPEDPPVHPSPPSAHPRREVAALFLRLGCIAFGGPAAHVAMMRREVVERRGWLSAQEFLDLFGAANLIPGPSSTELAILLGYRRAGRTALLLGGALFILPAMLLVLAFAWAYVRFGGTPAAGRLLYGVKPVIIAIVTAALWSLGRTAIKGPLFAALALAALALFLAGLNPLPLLLGGGLLALALRGPRPCQQRLSGATRSFWPALPLASAASLLGAGVAHAAGYSPLTLFLTFLKIGAVLYGSGYVLLAFLRDDFVTRLHWLSNQQLIDAVAVGQFTPGPVFTTATFVGYLTGGFGGALLATVAIFLPAFVYSPLIVQVLPLARRSPAVRTALDGVNAAALGLMAAVTWQLGRAALVDLPAALLAALALVVLLRLKLNSAWLVLGGAAAGLVLKAF